In Deltaproteobacteria bacterium, a genomic segment contains:
- the flgB gene encoding flagellar basal body rod protein FlgB, with product MQLFGPLTEGLGAALDLYQARHQVLAENIANSETPGYRARELQFADQLAAALAPPEPGSKTPEGAKAPPEPPRIEPAVDRDAVLKPDGNSVALDVQVGRLSENVFKIQALTQILSDRYAGLKRVIEGGK from the coding sequence ATGCAGCTCTTCGGACCGTTGACGGAAGGACTCGGCGCTGCCCTGGATCTCTACCAGGCTCGCCATCAGGTCCTCGCCGAGAACATCGCCAACTCGGAGACTCCGGGCTATCGGGCCCGCGAGCTCCAGTTCGCCGACCAGCTGGCCGCCGCGCTCGCGCCGCCCGAGCCCGGCAGCAAGACGCCGGAGGGCGCGAAGGCGCCGCCCGAGCCGCCGCGGATCGAGCCGGCGGTGGATCGCGACGCGGTGCTCAAGCCCGACGGCAACTCGGTGGCGCTCGACGTGCAGGTCGGGCGCCTCTCGGAGAACGTGTTCAAGATCCAGGCGCTGACGCAGATCCTGTCCGACCGCTACGCGGGACTGAAGCGCGTCATCGAGGGAGGCAAGTGA
- a CDS encoding sigma-54-dependent Fis family transcriptional regulator — translation MMERILVVDDERAMRLGVTEVLERHGFAVTAVDSGAAALAALSECGFALVVSDMRMPIMTGAELLAAVQERHPGLPMVMMTAYGTVEDAVAAMKAGARDFLTKPFAPGDLVHLVRNVLRDPEGERAAGGSGNRGPGERRIVTCAPVLQRLLAVAAGVAGSRAPILLEGESGTGKELVARYVHNAGPRRQHPFVAVNCAALPRELLESELFGHERGAFTGATTRKLGKFELAHGGTLLLDEVSEMEPLLQAKLLRVLQEHEVDRVGGTRPVAIDTRVIATTNRPLRALVASGAFRRDLYYRLNVLPLTLPPLRSRREDIDGLIDHFCRRFSTDKRLTVDAAARAYLKRQPFPGNVRELEHVIERAALLAGSGVITAADVQIDEEPIAEPSATGSLAGLTVHEVERRLIMETLKRTNNNRSRAAEMLGISVRTLRNKLAEYRMGGSEALGAA, via the coding sequence CTGATGGAACGGATCCTGGTGGTCGACGACGAGCGCGCGATGCGCCTCGGCGTCACGGAGGTGCTGGAGCGCCACGGCTTCGCGGTGACCGCGGTCGACTCGGGGGCGGCGGCGCTCGCGGCGCTCAGCGAATGCGGCTTCGCGCTCGTCGTCTCGGACATGCGCATGCCGATCATGACCGGCGCCGAGCTGCTCGCGGCCGTCCAGGAGCGCCACCCCGGCCTGCCGATGGTCATGATGACCGCGTACGGCACCGTGGAGGACGCGGTCGCCGCCATGAAGGCCGGCGCCCGCGACTTCCTGACCAAGCCCTTCGCGCCCGGCGATCTCGTCCACCTCGTGCGGAACGTGCTGCGTGACCCCGAGGGCGAGCGCGCCGCGGGCGGATCCGGCAATCGCGGGCCCGGCGAACGCCGCATCGTGACCTGCGCGCCGGTTCTGCAGCGCCTGCTCGCGGTCGCGGCCGGCGTTGCCGGGAGCCGCGCGCCGATTCTGTTGGAGGGCGAGAGCGGGACCGGCAAGGAGCTCGTCGCGCGCTACGTCCACAACGCGGGCCCGCGCCGGCAGCACCCGTTCGTCGCGGTGAACTGCGCGGCGCTGCCACGCGAGCTCCTCGAGAGCGAGCTCTTCGGGCACGAGCGCGGCGCCTTCACGGGAGCGACCACGCGGAAGCTCGGCAAGTTCGAGCTCGCGCACGGCGGGACGCTGCTGCTCGACGAGGTGAGCGAGATGGAGCCGCTCCTGCAGGCGAAGCTGCTGCGCGTGCTGCAGGAGCACGAGGTCGACCGGGTCGGCGGCACGCGTCCGGTCGCCATCGACACGCGCGTGATCGCGACCACCAACCGGCCGCTGCGCGCGCTGGTCGCGTCGGGCGCGTTTCGCCGGGATCTGTACTACCGGCTGAACGTGCTCCCGCTGACCTTGCCTCCGCTGCGGAGTCGGCGCGAGGACATCGACGGCCTCATCGACCACTTCTGCCGGCGCTTCTCGACGGACAAGCGGCTCACGGTCGACGCGGCGGCGCGCGCGTATCTGAAGCGGCAGCCGTTTCCCGGGAACGTGCGCGAGCTCGAGCACGTGATCGAGCGCGCCGCGCTCCTCGCCGGTAGCGGCGTCATCACGGCCGCCGACGTCCAGATCGACGAGGAGCCGATCGCGGAGCCGAGCGCGACCGGATCGCTCGCGGGCTTGACCGTCCACGAGGTGGAGCGCCGCCTGATCATGGAGACGCTCAAACGCACCAACAACAACCGCAGCCGCGCCGCCGAGATGCTCGGCATCAGCGTACGGACCCTGCGGAACAAGCTCGCCGAGTACCGCATGGGCGGGAGCGAGGCGCTCGGCGCGGCATGA